The DNA window TTAGGGTCACTTGGAAAGACAAGCAAACATCAAACCACTATGGGAACCTGCTAAGTAAATTAAGAGCAAACTCAtattagagaaaaaatgaTCGAGCGTTTTCTTGGCCTTGCACCATAGAGAAAGCACAAATAGGTCTTTTTCATTGACAACTTATAAGTTCTTCAgagttttccaaatttaatatatttttcatgaaGTATAGACTATTCGTCAGTATAATTGTTGATGTGCTAGATGAAGCTGGTTTTGCTTATTCTTCTAAGTTTCTCTTGTTTATGCTGTGAAGTTATGGgattcattctcttcttaGTTTAATCCACCTCTTCCTTAACGTGAATGAAGTACATAACTTCGTGATTGTAGGACACCACTATGAAGAGTGTGCTGGCAATTACCGATGATGCTGTTCTGGCTACAAGCGTTGTTATTAATGCTTTACAAGAGCTTGGGAATGAATATGTTGAAAAGTGTGATTCACAAATAATCACTCAAGCCTTTTCTCTAAGTAAGTTTTTTAATGCCTTCTCATGGGCTGTTTAGTCAACACTTCGATCAATTTGATATTTAGTTCAACGGTCTTGTGCagtttgcatttcattttgAAAGCTGAAGGTGTAAATTGGTGTTATAGTGATGACATGAGCATACCGACACTGgcttatttcattattttaacgAAATATTATGTTTCCTCAAAATAAACAGCCTTACTGATATCTGATAAGTGACTTGGAAGGATAAAACGAGAATGATGTCAGCTccttttctatattttcactcaaaattaaaacaaatatatacaCACTCTACATGTGTGTCAAACTCTTTCGGTAATCCTGAAAGCCATAGCTTTCGGAGTAGCTGAAAATAAATCCCAGTGGTCAGTGTCTTCCGAGTCGAGATTTCTTGTCTCATGTGATAGCTTTCATGCAGACCAGTGACATTTCAATGTTTTTAGCAGTTTCCACTCCCTGTTTGTCCAACTTTTTCATTGCATTTTGTTAGTTATCTGCTAACTTAATGTCATGGTTTACTTTTAATCTTCACCCCTCCAAATttacttcttgttcttatGTGTTTTCTTGGTCTCATGCACATGAGGAGTTGATAGGTTCACGTGATATAATGAGTGTGTTATTGATAGTTGTTGATTTATGATAGATAAGCTGCCTCTCGGAGCATCATCCATGGATGTTGTCATTTCTATCTGTAGATCTGATTTTCCAAGTGATCGGTTGTGTGAGGAAATCTCAAGAGTTCTGAAGCCTGATGGGACGATCCTTATTTACAAGACTTCACAATCTGTTGCAGTTGAGAAAGATGAGGTAATTACTGAATAGCTGGTAATTTTTTACATTTGGAACATTCATTCAGAGACAGATTTATTaccctcattttttttatttttttttttaagtcccCTGCCATGGTGAGAAGATTACTTTTGACAGGCTTTCTAGAAGCTCAAGTAACAGAGAAGAAATTAGCTTCTCCATCTCATATAGAGAATTTCGTGGTAAGATTCAGATATCATTTAGTTTAGAGTCTTTAGACAGCCCCCTCTACCCCATCGACGGAACCACTGTCCTATGTTTTAGTAATGTTGAAAATGGCTGGTAATTTGTGACCAAATACTTTGTTTCATGTTGCTTCCATCAACTTCTCAATGTAAAGATGGTTGGAAGGCATCTCATCTCCAGGATTTCCTTAACTTTAACCATTTGGTTTCACCAAATTCAcgttaattttgttttgacttCTTGTAAGTAGCACTCTATATTACTACCTTGTTTGTACGTAGATAAGAGCGAAAAAGCCTTCTTGGAAGATTGGCTCCTCTTTTTCTATTAAGAAGTCGGCAAAAAGCTTACCAAAGATTCAGCTTGATGATGATTCTGATTTGATCGATGAAGATAGTTTATTGACTGAGGAGGATTTGAAGAAACCCCAGCTACCGTTAGGTAAACAATGAAATGATTGACATATATcacatttgaattttatttagtagAAGGCAGTGTTGGTTACCATTTATTGTTCGATTTGTTGTACAGTTGGTGACTGTGAAGTTGGCAGCACAAGGAAAGCTTGCAAGAACTGCTCTTGTGGTAGGGCTGAAGCAGAGGAGAAAGTAGAAAAACTGGAATTGACTCCAGATTTGTTGGAAAATCCTCAATCTGCATGTGGCAGTGTAAGTAAAATACTTAATTGACCACAGATTTGTTGGTAACAAAagctcataattttaaatctagttcatattttctttatggATAGAATCTATTTacttcatgattttaaaaatggcATCAATTGGATTATCCTCATGTTTTTATGGAAAGGGAGATTATTCATTTCTGCCACTAATGTTATGCCTCTCTGTTCAGTCTCTTTGCTTTCACTTGCAATTcatctaccttattatttattgGGTCTGCATGCTAATGTCAATACAACTTTCAGTGTGGACTCGGAGACGCTTTTCGGTGCAGTACATGCCCATACAAGGGTCTTCCAGCATTTAAACTTGGGGAGAAGGTAGGCAAAAGCTTTATAACTCTCTTCACCTTTTAATGTAGTTTTGAGATTATTACATTACAAAGGGGTGGGAGGATTTGAACTTTCGGCTGTAAGTAGAGATGCCTTGACAGCTACTTGATGACTAAgccagttttttttttttttttaacgcaGGTGTCACTACCTGGGAATTTCCTTGCTGCCGATACATGATatggtttttttcttctgggaGGGGGGCTTGCAAAAAGTGGGATAATGACCTTTGAAGGTTGCCATCATTGATGGCTAGTAACTTTACAATATCTTCAAGCTGTGCATCCGGCATTCGGTTGTTGGATGTCCTGGTTGGTTTAGCTAAGCCATGTTACCATTACCACTGATTTGAAACATCTTATAAATGGTTTGGTGAAAAGAAGGACGATTATATGATTTACCTACTAGCTGTAGTAACTTATAGGGTCTCCCATTACTTGAAAGAGAAATATAATTGTTAAGGCAAGACTAATTGTAGTTCCACTTCTATTCAATAAGAGGCCAACCACTTTTATGATGATATTGGCTTAGAAACcatgataaataatttaattttaccaaTGGGCAATCATGTTATAAAAGCCTTGTGAACAACCATCAAAATATGTACTATATATTGTTTGTTATCTATGAATGAGACTTTCTAAGCTCCAGAAGCCTAGACCACCTCTTGTCTATAGACGCAGCATTCTGTGCTCCAATATCTGCAATTAACATTTCTCTGTTAGTCCCAACTTTTGATTGCGTGTGAAAGCTTGAATGACATGAAGACCACTTACATTGCACTGAGGGTTGAGATTTCTCACACAACTCTGAGCAAGTGTCCTGGAAAATGCCTATATTGTTAAGTTCTTCCGATTGATTCTTGTACTATTTAGATATGGTCATTGTCATTGATACCTAGTCCTATTTACATTCAACTCTTACCTTTGTTGAGGTGGTAAGCCTAATTGTGTCACGTACCAATGAATCTAGATCAGCTTCAAGTCCAGGTTTAACGTAGATCACCTGTTTAATTTTAAGCAGGGTGCCAAAGCTCTTAGAGATTGAAGCGAAGAGATGCAAAAGCTTCAG is part of the Cucurbita pepo subsp. pepo cultivar mu-cu-16 chromosome LG03, ASM280686v2, whole genome shotgun sequence genome and encodes:
- the LOC111790971 gene encoding anamorsin homolog isoform X1; the protein is MKSVLAITDDAVLATSVVINALQELGNEYVEKCDSQIITQAFSLNKLPLGASSMDVVISICRSDFPSDRLCEEISRVLKPDGTILIYKTSQSVAVEKDESPAMVRRLLLTGFLEAQVTEKKLASPSHIENFVIRAKKPSWKIGSSFSIKKSAKSLPKIQLDDDSDLIDEDSLLTEEDLKKPQLPLVGDCEVGSTRKACKNCSCGRAEAEEKVEKLELTPDLLENPQSACGSCGLGDAFRCSTCPYKGLPAFKLGEKVSLPGNFLAADT
- the LOC111790971 gene encoding anamorsin homolog isoform X2; amino-acid sequence: MKSVLAITDDAVLATSVVINALQELGNEYVEKCDSQIITQAFSLNKLPLGASSMDVVISICRSDFPSDRLCEEISRVLKPDGTILIYKTSQSVAVEKDEIRAKKPSWKIGSSFSIKKSAKSLPKIQLDDDSDLIDEDSLLTEEDLKKPQLPLVGDCEVGSTRKACKNCSCGRAEAEEKVEKLELTPDLLENPQSACGSCGLGDAFRCSTCPYKGLPAFKLGEKVSLPGNFLAADT